In a single window of the Patescibacteria group bacterium genome:
- a CDS encoding PEP-utilizing enzyme, with amino-acid sequence MEFIRNFNKISQQDITIAGGKGASLGEMTKAKIPVPPGFVILSTAFEKFLEETDLNVEIDSILHSVNHKEIHTVENASTKIKTLILNAEIPKDITEEILKAFKKLKAKYVAVRSSATAEDSKSAAWAGQLESYLNTTEENLIDNVKKCWASLFTPRAIFYRFEKELHKQKISVAVVVQKMINSEKSGVAFSVHPITQDKNQILIEAGFGLGEAVVSGQITPDSYVVEKKPRRIIDKNVQVQTKALYCSKNGGNEWQEIPKEQGEKQVLSDNEILKLSQIILKIEKHFGFPCDIEWARGKNQFYIIQSRPITTLSDKKQKQVIYEEVFTRDFSLPMLQVWYKGEAYDPKPWSGKQQKFLPYIVFLREDDTVKSYYDPRGVEWIKNHIKETIESDPNFLDKLKNQVTKKLKPIQSIYENETPLSKNKLLKFIRNFEVAYPWVEAMWWLCEMNDEELNSLDISSIKKLRKKTTKLSAGTDIVVRKSLKRIFPKIKDYIHVLTLEEIETENIPQLSELKKRDKQFIFTQNRLYIGSHLVEYIEKEYGILLKRENFNKNIIEIKGIVAYPGVVRGKAKRVMGHKQISSIKKGEILVSPMTMPDFMPAMKKATAFITDEGGITCHAAIVSRELKKPCIVGTRIATKVIKDGDLIEVDANQGIVRILKRSGKNIKKSSK; translated from the coding sequence ATGGAATTCATAAGGAATTTTAATAAAATTAGCCAACAAGATATTACCATTGCTGGTGGTAAAGGTGCTTCGCTCGGTGAAATGACAAAAGCAAAAATTCCCGTTCCTCCAGGATTTGTTATACTTTCAACTGCCTTTGAAAAATTTTTAGAGGAAACAGATTTAAATGTAGAGATTGATTCAATTTTACATTCAGTAAATCACAAGGAAATACATACTGTAGAGAACGCTTCAACAAAAATTAAAACCCTTATTCTTAATGCGGAAATACCAAAAGATATAACCGAAGAAATTCTCAAAGCTTTTAAAAAACTTAAAGCGAAATATGTTGCTGTTCGTTCAAGTGCTACGGCTGAAGATTCAAAAAGTGCAGCTTGGGCAGGACAACTAGAAAGCTATCTTAATACAACAGAAGAAAATCTAATTGACAATGTAAAGAAATGCTGGGCATCACTATTTACACCCCGCGCTATTTTCTACCGATTTGAAAAAGAACTGCACAAACAAAAAATATCTGTTGCAGTTGTTGTACAAAAAATGATTAATAGTGAAAAATCTGGAGTTGCCTTTTCTGTTCATCCAATAACCCAAGATAAAAACCAAATTCTTATTGAGGCTGGATTTGGATTAGGTGAAGCAGTGGTTTCTGGTCAAATTACCCCAGATTCCTATGTTGTAGAGAAAAAACCGCGAAGAATTATTGATAAAAATGTTCAAGTTCAAACTAAAGCGCTTTATTGTTCTAAAAATGGTGGGAATGAATGGCAAGAAATTCCTAAAGAACAAGGAGAAAAACAAGTTTTATCAGACAATGAAATATTAAAACTTTCCCAAATAATTCTAAAAATCGAAAAACATTTTGGCTTCCCCTGTGATATTGAATGGGCAAGGGGGAAAAATCAATTTTATATTATTCAAAGTCGCCCCATCACTACATTATCAGACAAAAAACAAAAGCAAGTCATATACGAAGAGGTTTTTACAAGAGATTTTTCTTTGCCAATGCTTCAGGTTTGGTATAAAGGAGAGGCATATGATCCGAAACCCTGGAGTGGCAAACAACAAAAGTTTTTGCCATATATTGTTTTTTTGCGAGAAGATGATACAGTAAAAAGTTATTATGATCCCCGGGGAGTTGAATGGATAAAAAATCATATTAAAGAAACTATTGAAAGTGATCCAAATTTTTTAGACAAGTTAAAAAATCAAGTTACCAAAAAATTAAAGCCGATACAATCCATTTATGAAAACGAAACCCCGTTGTCTAAAAACAAATTACTGAAATTTATTAGAAATTTTGAAGTTGCTTATCCGTGGGTTGAGGCAATGTGGTGGTTATGTGAAATGAATGACGAAGAATTAAATAGTTTAGATATTTCGTCGATTAAAAAATTAAGAAAAAAAACTACAAAATTATCAGCGGGAACAGATATTGTTGTGCGAAAATCTCTTAAAAGAATTTTTCCTAAGATAAAAGATTATATTCATGTTCTTACGTTGGAAGAAATTGAAACAGAAAATATCCCGCAACTTTCTGAATTAAAAAAGAGAGACAAACAATTTATATTTACACAAAATCGCTTATACATAGGAAGCCATTTAGTTGAATATATTGAGAAGGAATATGGAATTTTATTGAAGCGAGAGAATTTTAATAAAAATATAATCGAAATAAAAGGAATCGTTGCATATCCTGGAGTCGTTCGTGGAAAAGCCAAACGAGTAATGGGACACAAACAAATTTCTTCTATTAAAAAAGGGGAAATTTTAGTATCTCCGATGACTATGCCGGATTTTATGCCAGCCATGAAAAAAGCAACTGCTTTTATTACCGACGAAGGAGGCATTACTTGTCATGCTGCTATTGTTTCAAGAGAATTAAAAAAACCCTGTATAGTTGGCACTAGAATAGCAACCAAAGTAATAAAAGACGGTGATTTAATTGAAGTTGATGCCAACCAAGGAATCGTGAGAATATTAAAAAGAAGTGGTAAAAATATAAAAAAGTCTAGTAAATAA
- a CDS encoding epoxyqueuosine reductase QueH — translation MNTKEKILLHICCAVCGAYLVELLKEKFEVILYYCNPNIWPEEEYNRRLESVKLLAKHFDIELIIGEYNHYHWLEKIRGLENEPEGGKRCEVCFKERLLESLNCAIEKKIKYFTTTLPISPYKSKELINEIGEKISSNQTVFLSFSEIEKMFQKDKQELWRETRELAKVLNFYHQKYCGCEFSLRQNQK, via the coding sequence ATGAATACAAAAGAAAAAATTTTGTTGCATATTTGTTGCGCTGTGTGCGGGGCTTATTTAGTTGAATTATTAAAAGAGAAATTTGAAGTGATTTTGTATTATTGCAATCCAAATATTTGGCCTGAGGAAGAATACAACAGAAGATTAGAATCAGTAAAATTGCTAGCTAAACATTTTGATATAGAATTGATTATTGGTGAATATAATCATTATCATTGGTTGGAAAAGATTAGAGGATTGGAAAATGAACCAGAAGGTGGAAAGCGTTGCGAGGTTTGTTTTAAAGAAAGATTGCTAGAATCGTTAAATTGCGCCATTGAGAAAAAAATTAAATATTTTACTACAACGTTGCCAATTAGTCCTTATAAATCAAAAGAATTAATAAACGAAATAGGAGAAAAAATAAGCTCAAACCAAACTGTTTTTTTGAGTTTTTCGGAAATTGAAAAAATGTTTCAAAAAGATAAACAAGAATTGTGGCGAGAAACAAGGGAATTAGCCAAGGTTTTAAATTTTTACCATCAAAAATACTGCGGTTGCGAATTTTCTTTGCGACAAAATCAGAAATGA
- the thyX gene encoding FAD-dependent thymidylate synthase: MKVVPPSFEIVSYLNREEILKKIERAGRIAHKSEEKITPDSAEDFVKKLIQMGHESVLEHVDISVIIICDRGISHELVRHRLASYTQESTRYCDYAKKGELAFIKPCFLKEGTREYKIWEEAMRFAEKMYFKLRESGLKPQEARAVLPNSLKTEIFMTANLREWRHIFELRCALASHPQMREIMVPLLHVFQNRLKPIFDDFSIDYDRKIATKGKMLI, from the coding sequence ATGAAGGTGGTTCCGCCGTCTTTTGAAATTGTTAGCTATTTGAATCGCGAAGAGATTTTAAAGAAAATCGAGAGAGCAGGTCGGATTGCTCACAAAAGCGAGGAAAAAATTACACCAGATTCTGCTGAGGATTTTGTGAAAAAATTAATTCAGATGGGGCACGAAAGTGTTTTGGAGCACGTTGATATTTCTGTAATTATTATTTGTGATAGAGGTATTTCTCATGAATTAGTGCGCCATCGTCTTGCGAGTTATACGCAAGAATCAACGCGGTATTGTGATTATGCCAAAAAAGGCGAGCTTGCTTTTATAAAGCCGTGTTTTTTGAAAGAAGGGACGCGGGAATATAAGATTTGGGAAGAGGCGATGAGGTTTGCGGAAAAAATGTATTTTAAATTAAGAGAAAGCGGTTTAAAGCCACAAGAAGCCCGCGCGGTATTACCCAATTCCTTAAAAACCGAAATTTTTATGACCGCCAATTTAAGAGAGTGGAGACATATTTTTGAATTGCGCTGTGCTCTTGCTTCCCATCCTCAAATGCGTGAAATAATGGTGCCACTTTTACATGTTTTTCAAAACCGCTTAAAACCAATTTTTGATGATTTCTCCATTGATTACGACAGAAAAATCGCCACCAAAGGAAAGATGCTGATTTAA
- a CDS encoding nucleoside phosphorylase, whose protein sequence is MSCPNFKNKYPSKSVFTPKDFLNYQKQRGKYPNFKSPCGVIFCYSKNLLQHILKNHKTTKVEGFSGDFYLLNESGKQIGIIANFGIGAPIACTLLEELFAFGVRIFISIGEAGCLQKHIKIGDIVVCNKAIRDEGTSYHYLKPTKYAYPSKNITEKIQKTLDQLGKKYYVGTSWTIDAPYRETIAETKFYQKQGVITVEMEAAALFAVAQYRNAQIGALFTISDSLAELVWKPKFHISDKNWEVLFRVAKRVILDQD, encoded by the coding sequence ATGTCCTGCCCAAATTTCAAAAATAAATACCCTAGCAAATCAGTATTCACCCCAAAAGACTTTTTAAATTACCAAAAACAGAGAGGTAAATATCCAAATTTTAAATCGCCTTGTGGTGTTATTTTTTGTTACAGCAAAAATTTATTACAACATATTCTTAAAAATCATAAAACTACAAAAGTAGAAGGATTTTCTGGTGATTTTTATCTGCTTAATGAAAGCGGGAAACAAATTGGAATTATAGCCAACTTTGGAATTGGCGCGCCTATTGCTTGTACTCTTTTGGAAGAATTATTTGCTTTTGGCGTAAGAATTTTTATTTCTATAGGCGAAGCTGGTTGTCTTCAAAAACATATAAAAATCGGGGATATTGTTGTTTGTAATAAAGCGATTCGTGATGAAGGCACCTCATACCACTATCTCAAACCAACAAAATATGCATATCCATCAAAAAATATCACTGAAAAAATTCAGAAAACGCTTGATCAACTGGGGAAAAAGTATTACGTCGGAACAAGTTGGACTATAGATGCTCCTTATCGAGAAACAATCGCAGAAACAAAGTTCTATCAGAAACAAGGGGTGATAACCGTAGAAATGGAAGCAGCAGCATTATTTGCTGTTGCTCAATATCGCAATGCCCAAATAGGAGCGCTTTTTACTATTAGTGATTCTTTAGCAGAACTGGTGTGGAAACCAAAATTTCATATTTCAGATAAAAACTGGGAAGTTCTTTTTCGGGTTGCCAAACGAGTAATATTAGATCAAGACTAA
- the tgt gene encoding tRNA guanosine(34) transglycosylase Tgt — MFKLIKKSKKSAARLGELKTLHGTIRTPFFMPIATRGSVKALTSGDLLNIGAEIILANTYHLFQRPGDDIIKKLGGLHGFMNWQRPILTDSGGYQVFSLSKLRRINLAGVEFCSEVDGRKIFLTPEKVLEIQKNLNSDIAMVLDYCVGYPSKKEEVKKAAEITSLWAKRSKSYAERIDFKNLIFGIIQGGVYKDLREKSLNDLLALDFDGYAIGGLAVGEPENKMFEIIDFVAPQLPENKPRYLMGVGYPEQIFKAILKGIDMFDCVIPTRHARHGELFVRKNKKILTKKGLNYDIVEIGKSKYKESKKKIDAYCNCEACQNFTLAYLHHLYKNNELLYYRLATIHNLKFYLDLIKEIRQAIKIGQI, encoded by the coding sequence ATGTTTAAATTAATTAAAAAATCTAAAAAAAGCGCTGCTCGGCTAGGAGAATTAAAAACTTTGCATGGAACAATTAGAACACCTTTTTTTATGCCAATAGCCACTCGCGGTAGTGTTAAAGCCTTAACCAGTGGCGATCTTTTAAATATTGGCGCGGAGATTATTTTGGCTAATACTTATCATCTTTTTCAACGGCCCGGTGATGACATAATAAAAAAACTAGGCGGTTTGCATGGTTTTATGAATTGGCAGAGGCCAATTTTAACAGATTCCGGCGGTTATCAAGTTTTTTCTTTGTCTAAATTGAGAAGGATTAATTTAGCTGGTGTAGAATTTTGTTCAGAGGTTGATGGTAGAAAAATTTTTTTAACGCCAGAAAAAGTTTTGGAAATTCAGAAAAATTTAAATTCGGATATTGCGATGGTTTTAGATTATTGCGTGGGTTATCCATCAAAAAAAGAAGAAGTTAAAAAAGCAGCCGAAATTACCAGTTTATGGGCAAAAAGGTCAAAAAGTTATGCTGAGCGCATTGATTTTAAAAATTTAATTTTTGGAATTATTCAGGGAGGTGTTTATAAAGATTTAAGAGAGAAAAGTTTGAATGATTTGTTAGCGTTAGATTTTGATGGTTATGCAATTGGGGGATTGGCAGTGGGCGAACCGGAGAATAAAATGTTTGAAATAATAGATTTTGTGGCGCCGCAGTTGCCAGAAAATAAACCACGTTATTTAATGGGCGTTGGTTATCCTGAGCAAATTTTTAAAGCAATTTTAAAGGGTATCGATATGTTTGATTGTGTTATTCCAACTCGTCACGCTCGTCATGGTGAATTATTTGTGCGGAAAAATAAGAAAATTTTGACGAAGAAGGGTTTAAATTATGACATTGTTGAAATTGGCAAAAGCAAATATAAAGAGAGTAAAAAGAAAATAGATGCATATTGCAATTGTGAGGCTTGTCAAAACTTTACTTTAGCTTACCTCCACCATCTTTATAAAAATAATGAACTGCTTTATTATCGTTTAGCGACTATTCATAATTTGAAATTTTATTTAGATTTAATTAAAGAAATTCGCCAGGCTATAAAGATTGGTCAAATATGA
- a CDS encoding ParB/RepB/Spo0J family partition protein has protein sequence MWPDLTAKETINLEEKIYHSEEKQKSAADIQKNDLAFDENLGPIKEAVYLIEVEKIKPNPYQPRKHFDDESLKELAESIREYGILQPLIVSRVEKETDFGRSVEYQLIAGERRLRAAQLLGLERVPAIIRPSLEERQKLEAAIIENIQRSDLNPLETARGFAKLADEFGLPQREIAERIGKSRAYVANMLRLLELPSEAQRALEEGKITESHARLLLSIQNPEKQRALLGEILSRKLTVRETEILTRRILEMPLGEFVQKHQDVSISDLGDALEKEIERKLEEIFGTKVEVKKRGNKGKITINFFSEEELNEILKKLVKE, from the coding sequence TTGTGGCCAGATTTAACTGCAAAAGAGACGATAAATTTAGAAGAAAAAATTTATCATTCGGAAGAAAAACAAAAAAGCGCGGCTGACATTCAAAAAAATGATTTAGCTTTTGATGAAAATTTAGGACCTATTAAAGAGGCGGTTTACTTAATTGAAGTAGAAAAAATTAAACCTAACCCCTATCAACCACGCAAACACTTTGATGATGAATCATTAAAAGAATTAGCTGAGTCCATTCGCGAATATGGAATTTTGCAACCGTTGATTGTTTCGCGAGTGGAAAAAGAAACAGATTTTGGCAGAAGTGTTGAATATCAATTGATTGCTGGCGAAAGACGTTTGCGGGCTGCTCAGCTTTTAGGATTAGAAAGAGTGCCGGCGATTATTCGGCCGTCGCTTGAAGAAAGACAAAAATTAGAAGCAGCAATTATTGAAAATATTCAGCGCTCTGACCTTAATCCTTTAGAAACCGCCCGTGGTTTTGCAAAATTGGCTGATGAATTTGGTTTGCCTCAAAGGGAAATTGCTGAGCGAATTGGCAAAAGCCGAGCTTATGTAGCGAATATGTTGAGGTTGTTGGAATTGCCATCAGAAGCGCAACGAGCTCTTGAAGAAGGAAAAATTACTGAATCGCATGCGCGATTACTTTTATCTATTCAAAATCCAGAAAAACAAAGAGCGTTACTTGGAGAAATTTTGAGTCGCAAATTAACTGTTCGCGAGACAGAAATTCTAACGCGTCGCATTTTGGAAATGCCTCTGGGTGAATTTGTTCAAAAACACCAAGATGTTTCTATAAGCGATTTGGGTGATGCGCTGGAAAAAGAAATTGAAAGAAAATTAGAAGAAATTTTTGGCACAAAGGTGGAAGTAAAAAAACGCGGCAATAAAGGAAAAATTACGATTAATTTCTTTTCAGAGGAAGAATTAAACGAAATTTTGAAAAAGCTTGTAAAAGAATAA
- a CDS encoding endonuclease Q family protein has product MKLIADFHIHSRFSRATARDITVENLNLWMKKKGINILGTGDFTHPQWFKELKENLETAEPGLFKFKKDNDLKNISRFILSTEISCIYSQGGKTRRIHHLILAPSFEIVEKINVALSWQGNLNSDGRPILGLSTIELSKLLFSISPEIVIIPAHIWTPWFSLFGSMSGFDSLEECFGKEYTSKIFAIETGLSSDPQMNWRLSQLDNLAIISNSDSHSLSKIGREANVFDTELSYQEIIDAIKFGIPANYQKNQQKFLFTIEFFPEEGKYHYDGHRLCNVVLSPTESKKINNVCPRCHRPLTVGVMHRVEDLADRPENYQAPDRPPYKRLVPLEEILAEVLKTAPHSKKVQNEFERLINLFDNEMKILLDVDLKEIEAEASFELKEAINRVRKGQLNIRPGFDGEYGKIKIFGENEVIAPNSTLF; this is encoded by the coding sequence ATGAAATTAATAGCCGATTTTCATATTCATTCTCGTTTTTCGCGAGCAACGGCGCGGGATATTACGGTTGAAAATTTGAATCTTTGGATGAAAAAGAAGGGGATTAATATTTTGGGGACAGGAGATTTCACTCATCCCCAATGGTTTAAAGAATTAAAAGAAAATTTGGAAACTGCTGAGCCTGGTTTATTTAAATTCAAAAAAGACAATGATTTAAAAAATATCAGTCGTTTTATTTTATCAACCGAAATTTCTTGCATTTATTCTCAAGGTGGTAAAACGCGGCGAATCCATCATTTAATTTTGGCGCCATCTTTTGAAATTGTTGAAAAAATTAATGTGGCCTTGAGTTGGCAAGGGAATTTAAATTCTGATGGTCGTCCCATTCTTGGTTTATCAACTATTGAATTATCTAAACTTCTTTTTTCTATTTCTCCTGAGATTGTAATTATTCCAGCACATATTTGGACACCATGGTTTTCGCTTTTCGGCTCAATGTCAGGATTTGATTCTTTGGAAGAATGTTTTGGTAAGGAATACACTTCTAAAATTTTTGCTATTGAAACGGGTTTATCCTCTGATCCGCAAATGAATTGGCGTTTGTCGCAATTAGATAATTTAGCAATTATTTCCAACTCCGACTCGCATTCTTTATCAAAAATTGGCCGCGAAGCTAATGTTTTTGATACCGAATTGTCTTATCAAGAAATAATTGATGCTATAAAATTTGGTATTCCTGCGAATTATCAAAAAAACCAGCAAAAATTTCTTTTCACAATAGAGTTTTTTCCAGAGGAGGGAAAATATCATTATGATGGTCATCGATTATGTAATGTAGTTTTATCGCCAACTGAAAGTAAAAAAATAAACAATGTTTGTCCGCGGTGTCATCGGCCATTGACTGTTGGTGTAATGCATCGAGTTGAAGATTTGGCTGATCGACCAGAAAATTATCAAGCACCCGATAGACCGCCTTATAAAAGACTGGTTCCTTTAGAAGAAATTTTGGCGGAAGTATTAAAGACAGCTCCCCATTCGAAAAAAGTTCAGAATGAATTTGAAAGATTAATTAATCTTTTTGACAATGAAATGAAAATTTTATTAGATGTGGATTTAAAAGAAATTGAAGCAGAGGCGAGTTTTGAATTAAAAGAGGCGATTAATCGAGTGAGAAAAGGGCAGTTGAATATTCGACCGGGATTTGATGGTGAGTATGGAAAAATAAAAATTTTTGGAGAAAATGAGGTGATAGCGCCTAATAGCACTTTATTTTGA
- a CDS encoding methyltransferase domain-containing protein — MFFFKLSFLFLCVIISLMYLSTVFVYFILFSILFILILLGIVLFLIVLTLWVSGLKTGVPFVKSKNTIIQRLKELDILKPNTVFCDLGSGDGGFLYNLAKEFKNIEFVGYEKNELLYLFAKTFNRLPNLKFYCEDFFKADLSRFDYVYVFLFPFLLEKLEPKIKKEAKKEVFIISNSFSFPRLKPFKILESPKKLETIYIYKV, encoded by the coding sequence ATGTTTTTTTTCAAACTTTCTTTTTTGTTTCTTTGCGTTATAATTTCTTTAATGTATCTGTCCACGGTTTTTGTTTATTTTATTTTATTTTCCATTTTGTTTATTCTGATTTTATTGGGAATTGTTTTGTTTTTAATTGTATTGACTTTGTGGGTGTCGGGTTTAAAAACTGGTGTCCCATTTGTTAAGTCAAAAAATACTATTATTCAGCGCTTAAAAGAATTAGATATTCTAAAGCCAAATACTGTTTTTTGTGATTTGGGGTCGGGCGATGGGGGATTTCTTTATAATCTAGCCAAAGAATTTAAAAATATTGAATTTGTTGGTTATGAAAAGAACGAACTACTTTATTTATTTGCCAAAACTTTTAATCGTCTTCCTAATCTAAAGTTTTATTGTGAAGATTTTTTTAAAGCTGATTTATCCCGATTTGATTATGTTTATGTATTTCTTTTCCCTTTTTTGTTGGAAAAATTAGAGCCGAAAATAAAAAAAGAAGCAAAAAAAGAAGTGTTTATTATTTCTAATAGTTTTTCTTTTCCGCGATTGAAACCTTTTAAAATTTTAGAGTCGCCCAAAAAACTCGAAACAATATATATCTATAAAGTATGA
- a CDS encoding FAD/NAD(P)-binding protein, producing MNNIYLPKIVKIKAVETQSPTVKLFRLENKFPKDKNGLCFIPGQFFLLGEIGYGEAPFGALSSPYDKKYLEFAVRKAGNVTNYLHTLKAGDTIEIRGPFGNGFPLDFMKEKDVVLVTGGCGIPPIASLIEYIIKNREHFGNVYLLYGAKTPDELLLKERIEYWKKYINVILTIDKPHPDWQGPVGFVSDLVKDIKINELDAVAAMCGPGPMMDALEKILKPLGISDRRIFVNIERKMQCGVGKCQHCTCGKNYVCLDGPVFTYDEIENAYD from the coding sequence ATGAACAACATTTACCTTCCGAAAATAGTTAAAATCAAAGCCGTTGAAACTCAATCGCCGACTGTTAAGCTTTTCCGCCTTGAAAATAAATTTCCCAAAGATAAAAACGGACTTTGTTTTATCCCTGGTCAATTTTTCTTATTAGGCGAAATTGGATATGGCGAAGCTCCTTTTGGCGCTCTTTCCTCTCCTTATGATAAAAAATACTTGGAATTTGCCGTTCGCAAAGCTGGAAATGTCACCAATTATCTCCATACATTAAAAGCTGGCGATACAATCGAAATTCGCGGACCTTTTGGCAATGGCTTTCCACTGGATTTTATGAAAGAAAAAGATGTTGTTTTGGTTACAGGCGGCTGTGGCATACCACCTATCGCTTCATTAATTGAATATATCATTAAAAATCGGGAACATTTCGGCAATGTCTATTTGCTTTATGGAGCGAAAACACCTGATGAATTACTCTTGAAAGAACGCATTGAATACTGGAAAAAATATATCAATGTTATTTTAACAATTGACAAACCGCATCCAGACTGGCAAGGACCAGTGGGATTTGTTTCGGACTTAGTCAAAGACATAAAAATTAACGAACTCGATGCAGTGGCAGCGATGTGCGGACCCGGACCGATGATGGATGCTTTAGAAAAAATTTTAAAGCCATTAGGAATTTCTGATCGCCGCATTTTTGTTAATATTGAAAGAAAAATGCAGTGTGGTGTTGGAAAATGCCAGCATTGCACTTGCGGCAAAAATTATGTTTGTTTAGATGGTCCGGTTTTTACTTATGATGAAATTGAAAACGCTTATGACTAA
- a CDS encoding 4Fe-4S dicluster domain-containing protein: MLYIREAEINNFLNTLRQKYGVFDVRNDLLPFKQYFLPPEEKILERKKKKIKTLPPPKPFVLFGLNFYDLEALNQLDELMLKPHSDYFYFQRRNQSIVIGLINEDIDSLPGGEIVFQKVNQELYRVWVKSSKEEKWLKKYARFFEKLSDAEIKTQKFNEVINWNKELRWLLLDPEKLAKAIEWSKNHPIWDELAQKCLGCGICTYLCPLCYCFSVEDYQTLDGEKYRMRKWSACTLNDFSMVAGGHNFRKELKKRYYNWFYHKFVRGYYETGKSLCVGCGRCHKNCPAEIDILKVLKTILKDYEQHLPSENS; encoded by the coding sequence ATGCTTTATATTCGCGAAGCGGAAATCAATAATTTTTTAAATACCTTGCGCCAAAAATACGGAGTTTTTGATGTGCGCAATGATTTATTGCCATTTAAGCAGTATTTTTTGCCGCCAGAAGAAAAAATTTTAGAAAGAAAAAAGAAAAAAATTAAAACCCTTCCCCCGCCCAAACCTTTTGTTTTGTTTGGTTTAAACTTTTACGATTTAGAGGCTTTGAATCAATTAGATGAATTGATGCTTAAACCGCATTCTGATTATTTTTATTTCCAGCGCCGCAATCAAAGCATTGTTATTGGATTGATTAATGAGGATATTGATAGCTTGCCGGGTGGTGAAATTGTTTTTCAAAAAGTTAATCAAGAATTATATCGCGTTTGGGTTAAAAGCAGCAAAGAAGAAAAGTGGTTAAAAAAATATGCTCGTTTTTTTGAAAAATTATCTGATGCTGAAATTAAAACCCAAAAATTTAATGAAGTAATTAATTGGAATAAAGAATTGCGCTGGTTATTGTTAGACCCTGAGAAATTAGCCAAAGCCATTGAGTGGTCAAAGAATCATCCTATTTGGGATGAATTAGCCCAAAAATGTCTTGGTTGCGGAATTTGCACTTATCTTTGTCCTCTTTGTTATTGTTTTTCTGTAGAAGATTATCAAACGCTTGATGGGGAAAAATATCGCATGCGCAAATGGAGCGCTTGCACATTAAATGATTTTTCAATGGTGGCTGGCGGGCATAATTTTCGAAAAGAATTAAAAAAACGCTATTATAACTGGTTTTATCATAAATTTGTGCGAGGTTATTACGAGACGGGAAAATCGTTATGTGTGGGCTGCGGTCGTTGTCATAAAAATTGCCCAGCTGAAATTGATATTTTAAAAGTCTTAAAAACAATTCTTAAAGATTATGAACAACATTTACCTTCCGAAAATAGTTAA